From Propionispora vibrioides, a single genomic window includes:
- a CDS encoding MIP/aquaporin family protein, which produces MTEYFGEFFGTMIMIILGNGVIANVVLRRTKAEGSGWMVITAGWAFAVMIGIFCAIATGSSQADINPAVTLAKLLMGIYQPAQAMVIMLCQIAGGFVGACLIWLHFWPHWAETEDSLILVVFSTGPAIRQTAANLFSEIMGTIMLIVPVFAMFSRNVGSFPPGIGAYLAGILVWSIGLSLGGTTGYAINPARDLGPRLAHAILPIPGKGDSDWSYAWIPVVGPFIGALLSYGIARAVGII; this is translated from the coding sequence ATGACGGAATATTTTGGTGAGTTTTTTGGTACGATGATCATGATTATATTAGGAAATGGTGTTATAGCTAATGTCGTTTTGCGCCGGACGAAAGCGGAAGGCAGCGGTTGGATGGTGATTACTGCCGGCTGGGCTTTTGCCGTAATGATCGGTATATTTTGCGCAATTGCCACCGGTTCTTCCCAGGCGGATATCAATCCGGCCGTAACGCTGGCGAAACTGCTGATGGGTATTTATCAGCCTGCTCAGGCTATGGTAATTATGCTTTGCCAAATTGCCGGAGGGTTTGTCGGAGCCTGCTTGATTTGGCTTCATTTCTGGCCTCATTGGGCAGAAACAGAAGATAGTTTGATTTTGGTGGTATTTTCAACGGGGCCGGCCATTCGCCAAACGGCAGCCAACCTATTTTCGGAAATTATGGGCACGATTATGTTGATTGTACCGGTGTTTGCCATGTTCTCAAGAAATGTGGGGAGCTTTCCGCCGGGAATAGGCGCTTATTTAGCCGGAATTTTAGTATGGTCTATTGGGCTAAGTTTAGGTGGTACGACTGGTTATGCTATTAATCCAGCCCGCGATTTGGGGCCGCGGCTGGCCCATGCTATTTTGCCTATTCCGGGCAAAGGTGATTCAGATTGGAGCTATGCCTGGATTCCCGTAGTAGGTCCGTTCATCGGCGCACTGTTGTCCTACGGGATTGCCCGGGCTGTTGGCATCATTTAA
- a CDS encoding sigma-54 interaction domain-containing protein, producing MTGDFVARNVLSEKESLILEALPYGIGIIDENGYIVYVNSCQLETMNLSHMIGQNIDKFLPRGVNFTAILSTRLSFSYSNNPRTNGGCTVIDIIPLHPEKGVGGAVLLVRDEQDISTVKEQLQWAMDKVKYLEQRLSEKKESGWYSERMRSESIEQKKIRSIKHGKAFERFIGMSPKVLDSLEVAAKAANVQSTVLICGKSGTGKELVAEGIHQASSRAQGAFVRINCAAIPETLIESEMFGHEKGAFTGAVKRKLGKFEQAHNGTIFLDEIGEMELSMQTKLLRVLQNGCFERVGGEETIRVDARIIAATNRDLGQIVKEGLFREDLYYRLNVIPIHLPSLNERKEDIPLLVDHFLKKFNREFGKQVIGIKKAAMDALICYDWPGNVRELQNIMERMVALTDSLYIELDDIPECCYCKEMSSMNVEADDLYGAIMQGELFSLADYEKHIIKAALERYGSYTAVGKALGITRKTVAAKVQKYGVDK from the coding sequence ATGACGGGGGATTTCGTTGCAAGAAATGTTTTATCTGAAAAAGAGAGTTTAATTTTGGAGGCTTTACCTTACGGAATTGGTATTATAGATGAAAACGGCTATATTGTGTATGTAAATTCGTGTCAGTTGGAGACGATGAACCTCAGCCATATGATCGGACAAAATATTGACAAGTTTTTACCACGGGGTGTCAATTTCACGGCAATCCTTTCTACCAGGCTGTCATTTAGTTATAGCAACAATCCCAGAACGAATGGCGGCTGTACGGTAATTGACATTATACCTTTGCACCCGGAAAAGGGAGTGGGCGGCGCTGTTCTGCTGGTGAGAGATGAGCAGGATATAAGCACGGTAAAAGAACAGTTGCAGTGGGCCATGGATAAGGTCAAGTATTTGGAACAACGGTTAAGCGAGAAAAAAGAGTCTGGCTGGTACTCGGAGCGGATGCGGAGTGAATCAATTGAACAGAAGAAGATTCGATCCATAAAGCATGGCAAAGCTTTTGAAAGGTTTATTGGGATGAGTCCCAAAGTGCTGGACTCACTGGAAGTAGCTGCCAAGGCGGCTAATGTTCAATCGACAGTACTTATCTGTGGCAAAAGCGGTACCGGCAAGGAACTGGTCGCCGAAGGTATTCATCAGGCCAGTTCCCGGGCGCAGGGAGCCTTTGTGCGGATAAACTGTGCCGCTATTCCGGAAACCTTAATAGAAAGTGAAATGTTTGGACATGAAAAGGGAGCCTTTACCGGTGCCGTAAAACGGAAGCTTGGCAAGTTTGAGCAGGCACACAACGGAACGATATTTTTGGATGAAATCGGTGAGATGGAATTAAGTATGCAAACAAAGCTGTTAAGGGTACTGCAAAACGGCTGCTTTGAAAGGGTAGGCGGCGAGGAAACAATTCGCGTTGATGCAAGGATTATTGCCGCTACCAATCGAGATCTGGGACAAATCGTCAAAGAGGGATTGTTTAGGGAGGATTTGTATTACCGGTTGAATGTCATTCCCATACACTTACCGTCGCTTAACGAAAGAAAAGAGGATATCCCCCTTTTAGTGGATCATTTTCTGAAAAAATTTAATCGGGAATTTGGCAAGCAGGTTATTGGCATTAAGAAAGCTGCCATGGATGCTCTTATCTGTTATGATTGGCCGGGAAATGTTCGGGAACTGCAAAATATTATGGAAAGAATGGTAGCGTTGACCGACAGTCTCTATATTGAGCTGGATGACATACCAGAGTGCTGTTATTGCAAGGAAATGTCCAGCATGAATGTTGAGGCCGACGATCTCTATGGGGCAATCATGCAGGGAGAATTATTTTCCTTGGCCGACTACGAAAAACATATCATTAAAGCTGCTTTGGAACGATATGGAAGCTATACCGCGGTCGGAAAAGCCTTGGGAATTACCCGTAAAACAGTGGCGGCTAAGGTCCAAAAATATGGAGTTGATAAATGA
- a CDS encoding acyltransferase family protein, protein MNLPVVNKQRVYFLDNLKAFIILLMVVFHVAMGYTTWDLKWWTVNDVQKHSFFDLFILETDVYIMPIMFLVAGYFAPMVLLKRGVSGFWQGKLKRIVIPWVGGVLFIAPFVAYSTFYSRMDTPPNYFSFWATGFWGPYYQQAQYWFLGVLALFFLLLTIAYQINPAYFKKSNQLATPSFWFFPAFALFTAASFFIANLFFWNDAWVNVQFLFMLQPVRFILHLCYFGLGVYAWKHSWFTPGGYNPRLLPWCMSALIMLFVFLAYRVTFTLMPDVPVVAKVGHALTHATFSLTATFALIALFQRFFDSNAYLWRRLAANSYIIFFIHQCVIIPIGCAVQKMQINVWVKYLGVSLVTVLLCFLIAEYVITYLLSFGKQNPNTNTQLPK, encoded by the coding sequence ATGAATCTGCCAGTCGTAAATAAACAACGTGTGTATTTTCTTGATAACCTAAAAGCTTTTATTATTCTTTTAATGGTTGTGTTTCATGTTGCTATGGGATATACCACGTGGGATCTTAAATGGTGGACTGTAAACGATGTCCAAAAGCACTCGTTCTTTGATTTATTTATATTAGAAACAGATGTATATATTATGCCTATCATGTTCCTGGTTGCGGGCTATTTCGCCCCTATGGTTTTGTTGAAAAGAGGAGTATCGGGATTTTGGCAGGGTAAACTTAAACGTATTGTTATTCCCTGGGTTGGCGGAGTGCTATTCATTGCTCCCTTTGTTGCCTATAGTACTTTTTACAGCCGAATGGATACACCGCCCAACTATTTTTCCTTCTGGGCAACCGGCTTCTGGGGACCCTATTACCAACAGGCACAATACTGGTTTCTCGGCGTGTTAGCCCTGTTCTTTTTATTACTAACAATTGCCTATCAAATCAATCCTGCCTATTTTAAAAAGTCGAATCAACTAGCTACTCCTTCGTTCTGGTTTTTCCCGGCTTTTGCTTTGTTTACTGCGGCATCCTTTTTTATTGCTAATCTGTTCTTTTGGAATGATGCCTGGGTGAATGTCCAATTTTTATTCATGCTTCAGCCAGTACGCTTTATATTGCATTTATGTTATTTTGGGTTAGGCGTATATGCGTGGAAGCATTCCTGGTTTACCCCCGGTGGTTATAACCCCCGTTTACTCCCCTGGTGCATGTCCGCACTTATTATGTTGTTTGTTTTTCTGGCATACCGCGTTACCTTTACACTTATGCCTGATGTCCCGGTAGTCGCTAAAGTTGGTCATGCCCTTACCCATGCTACCTTTTCTCTAACAGCCACATTTGCTTTAATTGCCTTATTCCAACGTTTTTTTGATAGTAATGCCTACTTATGGCGCAGGCTTGCCGCTAATTCTTATATTATCTTTTTTATTCACCAATGTGTAATTATCCCCATCGGCTGCGCCGTGCAAAAAATGCAAATCAATGTCTGGGTAAAATACCTCGGTGTATCGCTTGTCACAGTGCTCCTATGTTTCTTAATTGCCGAATATGTAATTACCTATCTGCTATCTTTCGGAAAACAAAACCCAAACACCAACACACAACTTCCCAAGTAA